From the genome of Segatella hominis, one region includes:
- a CDS encoding GH92 family glycosyl hydrolase, which produces MKKVILVIGFVMCLLLVQAQTRRQMGGVYCAYPFTEVETGKTLSIEKYEDEDNLVLEGYTPFYISHYGRHGSRWMPHDDRYTWVNRHFEDVSNLTPLGKKVRKILWRVWDNAQGNGGKLSKLGALQHRGIANRMYQRFPHIFATGNRVTARSSVVDRCVKSMLAFTDELHHLQPSLTMDVKTDSADMAWIAYTSPEEKALENRTKVTPKVSTERFMHLLFKDISKIDDPMKLMGEMQAITSSIQDVGLNFKSYPKDIEEQLNALFTDEEFRAFYEANNKRMTICNGEDLYNERIPMRSAVSLWHHIRDDADRALALGKPSADLRFGHDTNLYRLLTLLGAGYERVTEETGMFESSCDRYDYNRMDVVVPMATNLQMIFYKKDVPDEAHPEKNIVVRLLYNEVNEAQIKGMEDVFYGSDAPSYDKNYFSWEEFKQYMESRIDKAEHVRQLHALNTMVGTAQANTKTAGMFGKGSEEHGQTLPAVLVPNGQNSWTPQTQDTEKKCIAPYYYKDTELQGFRNSHWIVGGCTQDYGSFTVATLGGKLRLQPEERATPFSHADEISHPHYYAINLKKEHLKTELTALSHTAILRVTPQEDQDVHIVINPNSDEGEGYIEIDTLNHRVYGYNPVHRIYQGWGEPAGFSGHFILEYPEGLVDFGVFSKENKKGKGLEAKGARIGAWLTFKGQTEKSMELRTASSFTGKENALSNLEKEVDNLASSFDEMRERAIDAWCDRFHTIDVQSKDTAKVNQFYGAFYRASFLPRQMSDVNGDYPPFAHGETKQENPSLVTLHSSLPKAYGDFSMWDIYRAELPLYNIITPTLSGDMMQSLVNMYKEGGWMPIFPCWNSYTAAMIGDHAGVALADAYVKGIRGFDAQTAYQGMRKNAFQSPKSFEEYKNGMGRRALKSYLKYGFIPMEDSVKEAFHQNEQTSRTLEYAFDDFAVAQMAKLLADSLEYQKNKGNFLSLDKKMLLADYEQLMRRSENWRHVINPKTGWADGRHQNRKWENNLDLVHRKSYITEGATCHYTWYVPQNVEGLFQVINNSGQNVITRLDRMFDEGLYWHGNEPCHQIAYLYNKAGAPWKTQQRIHHILNTEYNDTPGGLSGNDDAGQMSAWYMFSAIGFYPVCPATPYYYIGTPSFDKVTFNLENGRKFEIVAEGVDDENFYIQQVDLNGKSGYYLSHDDLLKGGKLSFRMGNSPKY; this is translated from the coding sequence ATGAAGAAAGTAATATTAGTAATCGGTTTTGTCATGTGTCTCTTGCTGGTACAAGCTCAGACCCGTCGCCAGATGGGTGGGGTGTACTGCGCTTATCCTTTTACTGAGGTAGAGACTGGTAAAACTCTTTCCATCGAGAAATATGAGGATGAGGATAATCTGGTTCTGGAGGGTTACACTCCTTTCTATATAAGTCATTATGGTCGTCATGGTTCCCGTTGGATGCCCCATGATGACCGCTATACCTGGGTGAACCGTCACTTTGAGGATGTGTCCAATCTTACTCCTTTAGGAAAAAAGGTAAGGAAAATCTTATGGCGAGTATGGGATAATGCTCAGGGTAATGGTGGTAAACTGTCGAAATTAGGCGCTCTTCAGCATCGGGGCATTGCCAATCGTATGTATCAACGCTTTCCTCATATTTTTGCTACAGGTAATCGTGTGACGGCACGTTCAAGTGTCGTTGACCGTTGTGTGAAAAGTATGTTGGCTTTTACGGATGAATTGCATCATTTGCAGCCGTCACTAACGATGGATGTAAAGACCGATTCTGCTGATATGGCATGGATTGCCTATACTTCTCCGGAAGAAAAAGCATTGGAAAACAGGACAAAGGTTACGCCAAAGGTTTCTACAGAAAGATTCATGCATCTGCTTTTCAAGGATATTTCCAAGATTGATGATCCGATGAAGTTGATGGGGGAGATGCAGGCCATCACTTCCTCTATTCAGGATGTGGGTTTGAATTTCAAGTCTTATCCGAAAGATATAGAGGAGCAGTTGAATGCCCTCTTTACTGATGAGGAATTCCGTGCTTTCTATGAAGCCAACAATAAGCGTATGACGATCTGTAATGGAGAGGATCTCTATAATGAACGGATTCCGATGCGCTCTGCTGTTTCTTTGTGGCATCATATCAGAGATGATGCTGATAGGGCTTTGGCTTTGGGTAAGCCTTCTGCTGATTTGCGCTTCGGACATGATACCAATCTCTATCGCCTGCTTACTCTTTTGGGGGCTGGCTATGAAAGGGTTACTGAAGAGACGGGAATGTTTGAAAGTTCCTGCGACCGATATGACTATAATCGCATGGATGTTGTGGTTCCAATGGCTACCAACCTACAGATGATTTTCTATAAGAAGGATGTGCCGGACGAGGCTCATCCTGAGAAAAATATTGTGGTAAGACTGTTGTATAATGAGGTGAACGAGGCACAGATCAAAGGCATGGAAGATGTGTTCTATGGTTCTGATGCTCCGTCTTATGATAAAAACTATTTTTCCTGGGAAGAATTCAAGCAGTATATGGAAAGCCGAATAGACAAGGCAGAACATGTACGTCAGCTCCATGCCCTCAATACGATGGTGGGCACAGCGCAGGCTAATACCAAGACGGCTGGCATGTTTGGTAAGGGAAGTGAGGAACATGGACAAACCCTTCCTGCCGTACTGGTGCCTAACGGACAGAATTCCTGGACTCCTCAGACTCAAGATACGGAGAAAAAGTGTATTGCACCTTATTATTATAAGGATACAGAATTGCAGGGCTTTCGCAACAGCCATTGGATAGTAGGAGGTTGCACCCAGGATTACGGTTCCTTTACGGTGGCAACTTTGGGCGGTAAACTGAGATTGCAGCCAGAGGAACGTGCTACTCCTTTTTCGCATGCAGATGAAATATCTCACCCTCATTACTATGCGATCAACTTGAAGAAAGAACATCTTAAAACCGAACTTACGGCTTTGAGCCATACTGCCATCTTGCGTGTAACACCACAGGAAGACCAAGATGTTCATATCGTCATCAATCCGAATAGTGACGAGGGGGAAGGATACATAGAGATCGATACGCTGAATCATAGAGTTTATGGTTATAATCCTGTGCATCGCATCTACCAAGGATGGGGTGAACCAGCAGGATTCAGTGGGCATTTTATCTTGGAATATCCTGAAGGACTGGTTGATTTCGGTGTGTTCTCCAAGGAGAATAAGAAAGGAAAGGGATTGGAGGCTAAAGGTGCCCGCATCGGGGCTTGGCTTACTTTCAAAGGTCAGACCGAAAAATCGATGGAATTAAGAACCGCCAGTTCGTTTACAGGCAAGGAAAATGCGCTTTCCAATTTAGAGAAAGAAGTGGATAACTTGGCAAGTAGTTTTGATGAGATGCGGGAAAGAGCCATCGATGCATGGTGCGACCGCTTTCATACGATAGATGTGCAAAGCAAGGATACGGCTAAGGTCAACCAGTTTTATGGAGCCTTCTACCGTGCTTCGTTCCTGCCTCGTCAGATGAGTGATGTGAATGGCGACTACCCACCATTTGCTCATGGAGAGACGAAGCAAGAGAATCCTTCACTCGTCACTCTTCATTCTTCACTTCCAAAAGCATACGGAGATTTCTCTATGTGGGATATCTATCGTGCCGAACTTCCTCTCTATAATATCATCACGCCAACTTTGTCGGGTGACATGATGCAGTCGCTGGTCAATATGTACAAGGAGGGTGGATGGATGCCAATTTTCCCTTGTTGGAACAGTTATACGGCAGCGATGATTGGCGACCATGCCGGTGTTGCTCTGGCGGATGCTTATGTCAAGGGCATTCGTGGCTTTGATGCGCAGACAGCATACCAGGGGATGCGTAAAAATGCTTTCCAGAGTCCGAAGTCTTTTGAGGAGTATAAGAATGGTATGGGAAGAAGGGCTTTGAAGTCATATCTCAAATATGGATTTATTCCGATGGAGGATAGTGTGAAAGAGGCTTTTCATCAGAATGAGCAGACCTCCCGTACTTTGGAATATGCTTTTGATGATTTTGCCGTGGCACAGATGGCAAAGTTGTTGGCTGATTCTCTGGAATATCAGAAGAATAAAGGCAATTTTCTGTCCTTGGATAAGAAAATGCTATTAGCAGACTATGAGCAACTGATGCGACGGTCTGAAAACTGGCGTCATGTCATCAATCCAAAGACCGGATGGGCTGACGGTCGTCATCAAAATCGGAAATGGGAAAATAATCTCGATCTGGTGCATCGCAAGAGTTATATTACCGAGGGGGCTACCTGTCACTATACCTGGTATGTGCCTCAGAATGTGGAGGGACTTTTCCAAGTTATCAACAATAGTGGGCAGAACGTCATCACACGTCTGGACAGAATGTTTGATGAAGGATTGTACTGGCATGGTAACGAACCTTGTCATCAGATAGCCTACCTTTATAATAAGGCTGGTGCTCCCTGGAAGACCCAGCAGCGCATTCATCATATTCTGAATACCGAATATAATGATACTCCTGGAGGACTGTCGGGTAATGATGATGCGGGTCAGATGTCGGCTTGGTATATGTTTTCAGCCATCGGGTTCTATCCCGTATGTCCGGCTACACCTTATTATTATATAGGCACGCCAAGTTTTGATAAGGTTACATTCAATTTGGAGAACGGCAGAAAGTTCGAAATTGTTGCTGAGGGAGTCGATGATGAGAACTTCTACATCCAGCAAGTTGACCTGAATGGTAAGTCTGGCTATTATTTGTCTCATGATGATTTGCTGAAAGGTGGAAAACTTTCTTTCAGAATGGGGAATTCTCCTAAATATTAA
- a CDS encoding Bax inhibitor-1/YccA family protein, with protein MTEKEMYNFINEQNQETGFAYNEKERGLSNVFSALMRKVYVWMTFALIITGVTAYGVASSPTLLTTIYTNSAIMWGLIIAEFVLVFAISGAINRLSLGTATLLFILYSVLNGATLSSIFVLYEMTSIAKVFFITAGTFGAMAFYGYTSKRDLTSIGKILFMALIGLIIATVVNMFLKSPGFDYILSYVGVAIFVGLTAWDSQKIKQMLQMQYDMSEGAQKLALLGALTLYLDFINLFLYLLRIFGGSNRD; from the coding sequence ATGACAGAAAAAGAAATGTACAATTTCATAAATGAGCAGAATCAGGAGACTGGTTTCGCTTATAATGAGAAAGAGCGCGGTTTAAGCAACGTATTCTCTGCACTTATGCGCAAAGTATATGTATGGATGACCTTTGCACTCATTATCACAGGTGTTACCGCCTATGGTGTGGCAAGCAGTCCTACACTCTTAACTACGATTTACACTAACAGCGCTATCATGTGGGGATTGATTATCGCCGAGTTCGTATTGGTTTTCGCCATCAGTGGCGCAATCAACCGCCTATCATTGGGCACAGCCACATTGCTTTTCATTCTCTACTCCGTATTGAATGGCGCAACGCTCTCCTCCATCTTCGTCCTCTATGAGATGACAAGCATTGCAAAGGTATTCTTCATTACAGCCGGTACTTTCGGAGCAATGGCTTTTTACGGATACACGAGCAAGAGAGATTTGACCTCTATCGGCAAGATACTTTTCATGGCTTTGATTGGTCTTATTATCGCTACTGTGGTCAATATGTTCCTGAAGAGTCCTGGCTTTGACTACATTTTAAGTTATGTAGGCGTAGCCATCTTTGTTGGTTTGACCGCCTGGGACTCACAGAAAATCAAGCAGATGCTCCAGATGCAGTACGACATGAGCGAAGGCGCACAGAAATTGGCTTTACTCGGTGCACTCACCCTGTATCTCGATTTCATCAACCTCTTCCTTTATCTGCTCCGCATTTTCGGAGGCAGCAACAGAGACTAA
- the tnpB gene encoding IS66 family insertion sequence element accessory protein TnpB (TnpB, as the term is used for proteins encoded by IS66 family insertion elements, is considered an accessory protein, since TnpC, encoded by a neighboring gene, is a DDE family transposase.): MFGLNENTQYYVCQRYVRMNTGINGLYQIVRTEMELPPLGGAVFIFFSKNRQQVKLLKWDGDGFLLYHKRLERGTFELPFFDPKNKQCKMPHKTLSAIMSGICLKSMRFRKRLNL, encoded by the coding sequence ATGTTTGGATTAAATGAGAACACCCAATACTATGTCTGCCAGCGATACGTTCGAATGAACACGGGTATTAATGGCTTGTATCAGATAGTAAGGACGGAGATGGAGCTGCCACCACTTGGCGGTGCTGTCTTCATCTTCTTCTCCAAGAATCGCCAGCAGGTTAAACTGCTAAAATGGGACGGCGATGGTTTCTTGCTATATCACAAGCGACTGGAACGAGGAACCTTTGAATTGCCATTCTTTGACCCTAAGAACAAGCAATGCAAAATGCCGCACAAGACTCTGTCTGCCATCATGAGCGGAATTTGCCTTAAAAGTATGAGATTTAGAAAGAGGCTTAACTTATAG
- the tnpC gene encoding IS66 family transposase, which translates to MTKDEIIVLLKEQLQLANDTVSSLTIQVGELIERIKSLEEQLVQKGIAIDKANRQNRALGKLVSGKKSERQEKCLQDSMTQEEFDRKKKEQAEKRKERKNNGAKRDMHYEMEEKHVTVNPDMDAELLKTLRIYGTRTCVRYSMEPIKFIKTVYHINTYTDGNVLYPGKTPPALLLNSSYTSSFAAGLLQLRYIYSMPVERIVKYFADSGFTLRKATANKLIARSADVLENIYRAICQKVLQQDYVTADETYHKVLLTRVKPTDNGSKKGYLWAVSAPKLGLVFFVYEAGSRSEQIILDVFSDYKGTVQSDAYAPYRKLESDAYPDIMRIACLQHVKRNFIDCGKNDKDAQEVAGIINRFYQEDKKHKVGVNGWTIEKHLAYRQSYAPDILQDLLEKLEELSSRKDLLPKSPLAQAVGYALNEYNAICDIFKRGDTALDNNYIERIQRYISLSRRNSLFFGSHEGARRGAILYSIAISCKMNGINLFEYISDVIEKTVEWQPNTPLEKYRDLLPDRWKKQ; encoded by the coding sequence ATGACAAAGGACGAAATCATAGTACTTTTGAAGGAGCAACTTCAGCTTGCTAACGATACTGTGAGTTCGCTGACCATACAGGTCGGTGAACTCATTGAACGTATAAAGTCATTAGAAGAGCAACTCGTCCAGAAAGGAATCGCCATAGACAAAGCGAATCGTCAGAACAGGGCGCTCGGCAAGCTCGTTTCCGGCAAAAAGTCCGAACGTCAGGAGAAGTGTCTGCAAGACTCAATGACTCAGGAAGAATTTGACAGGAAGAAAAAAGAGCAGGCGGAAAAGAGAAAGGAGCGCAAAAACAATGGGGCCAAGCGTGACATGCATTATGAGATGGAGGAGAAACATGTTACGGTTAATCCAGACATGGATGCGGAACTTTTGAAGACGCTGCGCATCTATGGCACCCGCACCTGTGTGCGTTACAGCATGGAGCCCATCAAGTTCATCAAGACCGTATATCACATCAACACTTATACGGATGGAAATGTCCTGTATCCAGGAAAGACCCCACCAGCATTGCTGCTAAACTCATCCTATACATCTTCTTTTGCAGCAGGTCTACTGCAGTTGCGGTATATCTATTCCATGCCGGTGGAGCGAATCGTCAAATACTTTGCCGACAGTGGGTTCACACTAAGGAAAGCCACGGCAAACAAGCTGATTGCCAGAAGCGCAGACGTACTGGAAAATATCTATAGAGCCATCTGCCAAAAGGTGTTACAGCAGGATTATGTTACGGCAGATGAAACTTATCATAAAGTACTGCTGACGAGGGTAAAGCCTACAGACAATGGCTCGAAGAAAGGTTACCTGTGGGCGGTAAGCGCACCTAAACTGGGACTTGTGTTCTTCGTATATGAGGCTGGATCACGTTCTGAGCAGATCATACTTGATGTGTTCTCGGATTATAAAGGTACAGTACAGAGTGATGCATATGCTCCTTACCGGAAGCTGGAGTCGGATGCTTATCCGGACATTATGAGAATTGCCTGTCTGCAGCATGTCAAGAGAAACTTCATCGACTGTGGCAAGAACGACAAGGATGCACAGGAAGTAGCAGGCATCATCAACAGATTTTATCAAGAAGACAAAAAGCATAAGGTTGGCGTAAATGGATGGACAATAGAGAAACATCTGGCTTATCGGCAATCATACGCACCGGACATTTTGCAGGATTTATTAGAGAAACTGGAGGAATTATCTTCCAGGAAGGATTTGCTGCCCAAATCGCCCTTGGCGCAAGCCGTCGGCTATGCCCTTAACGAGTATAATGCCATTTGTGACATTTTTAAAAGAGGTGATACTGCTCTCGACAACAATTATATTGAGAGAATCCAGAGGTACATATCGCTGTCGAGAAGAAACTCATTATTCTTTGGTTCGCACGAAGGGGCAAGACGAGGAGCTATCCTATATTCTATCGCCATCTCATGCAAAATGAATGGCATTAATCTGTTCGAATACATTAGCGACGTCATAGAAAAGACCGTAGAATGGCAACCAAATACTCCATTGGAAAAATACAGAGACTTGCTTCCTGACAGATGGAAAAAGCAGTAA